In one Corallococcus soli genomic region, the following are encoded:
- a CDS encoding porin: MTVTHRYRTVLQALLSGTSLLLAPVVLAQSEAAPAAPVSEPAPEAPPAAEPVSEPVSEPTKAPVPPAAVPAAPPPPEVKKDKPWYERISLRGYTQVRYNRLPSFRVNDALINDQGDRFLGKDNGFGIRRARLIFFGDVHEHVSIYLQPDFASVIGDQYHVAIMRDWYADIAVDSKKEFRFRVGQSKVPFGFENLQSSQNRLALDRNDAVNSALKDERDLGVFFYWAPAEIRARFKYLVDSGLKGSGDYGVVGLGVYNGQTANRAERNNTPHAVARVTYPFLFGKQFVEMGVGGYYGRFNLSASPRDDAAYALARGGDMVDARAIVSLMVYPQPLGFMAEYNVGRGPSLGTGPDEGLLIDSRGLHGGYAQLMYKLDGVLGVSLIPYLRGTLYQGGKKFETNAPRYDVRELELGVEWQIFKALELTGAYLIADRNSSRHPYTQQQGHVTRVQLQFNY, encoded by the coding sequence ATGACCGTCACCCATCGCTACCGCACCGTCCTCCAGGCCCTGCTCTCCGGCACGTCGCTGCTGCTGGCCCCCGTCGTCCTCGCGCAGTCGGAGGCGGCGCCCGCGGCGCCCGTGTCCGAACCGGCGCCGGAGGCTCCGCCCGCGGCCGAGCCCGTCTCCGAGCCCGTCTCCGAGCCCACCAAGGCGCCCGTGCCTCCCGCCGCGGTCCCGGCGGCGCCGCCTCCCCCGGAGGTGAAGAAGGACAAGCCCTGGTACGAGCGCATCAGCCTGCGGGGCTACACGCAGGTCCGCTACAACCGCCTGCCCAGCTTCCGGGTGAACGACGCGCTCATCAACGACCAGGGGGACCGCTTCCTGGGCAAGGACAACGGCTTCGGCATCCGTCGCGCGCGGCTCATCTTCTTCGGCGACGTGCACGAGCACGTGTCCATCTACCTGCAGCCGGACTTCGCCTCCGTCATCGGCGACCAGTACCACGTCGCCATCATGCGGGACTGGTACGCGGACATCGCCGTGGACTCGAAGAAGGAGTTCCGCTTCCGCGTGGGCCAGTCGAAGGTGCCCTTCGGCTTCGAGAACCTCCAGTCCAGCCAGAACCGCCTCGCGTTGGATCGCAACGACGCCGTCAACAGCGCGCTGAAGGACGAGCGCGACCTGGGCGTGTTCTTCTACTGGGCGCCCGCGGAGATCCGCGCGCGCTTCAAGTACCTGGTGGACAGCGGGCTCAAGGGCTCCGGCGACTACGGCGTGGTGGGCCTGGGCGTCTACAACGGCCAGACGGCCAACCGGGCCGAGCGCAACAACACCCCGCACGCCGTCGCGCGCGTCACCTATCCCTTCCTCTTCGGCAAGCAGTTCGTGGAGATGGGCGTGGGCGGCTACTACGGCCGCTTCAACCTCAGCGCCTCGCCGCGCGACGACGCGGCCTACGCGCTCGCGCGGGGCGGTGACATGGTGGATGCCCGCGCCATCGTCAGCCTGATGGTGTACCCGCAGCCCCTGGGCTTCATGGCCGAGTACAACGTGGGCCGTGGGCCGTCGCTCGGGACGGGGCCGGACGAGGGGCTGCTCATCGACAGCCGCGGCCTGCACGGCGGCTATGCGCAGCTCATGTACAAGCTGGATGGCGTGCTCGGCGTGTCGCTCATCCCCTACCTGCGGGGCACGCTGTACCAGGGCGGCAAGAAGTTCGAGACCAACGCCCCCCGCTACGACGTGCGCGAGCTGGAGCTGGGCGTGGAGTGGCAGATCTTCAAGGCGCTGGAGCTGACGGGCGCGTACCTCATCGCGGACCGCAACTCCTCACGCCATCCCTACACGCAGCAGCAGGGACATGTGACGCGCGTCCAACTCCAGTTCAACTACTGA
- a CDS encoding serine/threonine-protein kinase, with protein MTSYTMLHLALTGAFVVLALVHFATWAAVRSQRVQLWLASSFLGFAAISFSVGVASSEASAMVRDTRPWLLLGVLTSIPLPYTLLRVLWSLLDLPLTRWRRVMLGVTVALGAVRVADVALSLRVPDATALTSEQLSRATAGLGLPLFWVLAVVVGGTWAVEATRLLKRRGAMAVAVLVASLCALGLLGRELAVDLGWSDGLHLFALIGLPFLLLSSTALAILTARSLRGADLGTGIHRYRRLARLGRGGMGEVWLAVRTGRAGFHRLVVLKRMLDGAEEEAEVRMHRFIGEARTAARLHHPNIVSVHDLGQLDGAWFIVMEYLSGVNVFEFIKRARKGGPLPLEVIVAVCQQALRGLAYAHERGVTHRDISPDNLVVSFDGVVKVVDFGIAQGADALPEAFTQTTPLPAGSRLTQEGGIIGKLPYMPPERIEGAEATPSGDLFALGCILYELLARTVLHAAPTSSQLPALERPESPIASRVLRGVLETALQPRPELRFADAKAFLLALEPARQVLPAVDLADWLRENFAERWAREQALVELSDPSPTEVEALLKREPRPRSTARPASPELAAPTEVLAPPPEVSETVPMKRPS; from the coding sequence GTGACCTCCTACACGATGTTGCACCTGGCCCTGACAGGCGCCTTCGTGGTGCTCGCGCTGGTGCATTTCGCGACCTGGGCCGCGGTGAGGAGCCAGCGCGTGCAGCTGTGGCTGGCGTCCAGCTTCCTGGGCTTCGCGGCCATCAGCTTCTCCGTGGGCGTCGCCAGCAGCGAGGCGAGCGCGATGGTGCGCGACACGCGCCCATGGCTGCTGCTGGGCGTGCTCACGTCCATTCCCCTGCCCTACACGCTCCTGCGGGTCCTGTGGTCGCTGCTGGACCTGCCGCTCACGCGCTGGCGGCGCGTGATGCTGGGGGTGACGGTCGCGCTCGGCGCGGTGCGGGTGGCCGACGTCGCCCTGTCCCTGCGCGTGCCCGACGCGACCGCGCTGACCTCCGAGCAGCTCTCACGGGCGACCGCGGGCCTGGGCCTGCCGCTGTTCTGGGTGCTCGCGGTCGTCGTGGGCGGGACGTGGGCGGTGGAGGCCACCCGGCTGCTCAAGCGCCGGGGCGCCATGGCGGTGGCGGTGCTCGTCGCGTCGCTGTGCGCCCTGGGGCTGCTGGGGCGCGAGCTCGCCGTGGACCTGGGGTGGAGCGACGGCCTGCACCTGTTCGCGCTCATCGGCCTGCCCTTCCTGCTGCTGTCCTCCACCGCGCTCGCCATCCTCACGGCGCGCTCCCTGCGGGGCGCGGACCTGGGCACGGGCATCCACCGCTATCGCCGGCTCGCGCGGCTGGGGCGCGGGGGCATGGGCGAGGTGTGGCTGGCGGTGCGGACCGGCCGCGCGGGCTTCCACCGGCTGGTGGTCCTCAAGCGGATGCTGGACGGCGCCGAGGAGGAGGCCGAGGTCCGCATGCACCGCTTCATCGGCGAGGCGCGCACCGCCGCGCGCCTCCACCATCCGAACATCGTCTCCGTGCATGACCTGGGGCAGTTGGACGGCGCGTGGTTCATCGTCATGGAGTACCTGAGCGGCGTGAACGTGTTCGAGTTCATCAAGCGCGCCCGCAAGGGCGGCCCGCTGCCGCTGGAGGTCATCGTGGCGGTCTGCCAGCAAGCGCTGCGCGGGCTCGCCTACGCCCACGAGCGGGGCGTCACGCACCGGGACATCAGCCCGGACAACCTGGTCGTCTCCTTCGACGGCGTGGTGAAGGTCGTCGACTTCGGCATCGCGCAGGGCGCGGACGCCCTCCCGGAGGCCTTCACCCAGACGACCCCGCTGCCCGCCGGCAGCCGCCTCACGCAGGAGGGCGGCATCATCGGGAAGCTGCCGTACATGCCCCCCGAGCGCATCGAGGGCGCGGAGGCGACCCCATCCGGTGACCTCTTCGCGCTCGGCTGCATCCTCTACGAGCTGCTCGCGCGCACGGTGCTCCACGCCGCCCCCACCTCCAGCCAGCTCCCGGCCCTGGAGCGCCCCGAGTCCCCCATCGCGTCGCGCGTGCTGCGCGGCGTGCTCGAAACCGCGCTCCAGCCCCGGCCGGAGCTGCGCTTCGCGGACGCGAAGGCCTTCCTCCTCGCCCTTGAACCCGCGCGACAGGTGCTCCCCGCCGTCGACCTGGCGGACTGGCTGCGCGAGAACTTCGCGGAGCGCTGGGCGCGCGAACAGGCCCTGGTCGAACTCAGTGACCCCTCCCCCACGGAAGTCGAGGCCCTGCTCAAGCGCGAGCCGCGTCCCAGGTCCACCGCGCGCCCCGCGTCCCCGGAGCTCGCCGCGCCCACGGAAGTGCTCGCGCCACCGCCGGAGGTCTCGGAGACCGTGCCCATGAAGCGGCCCTCCTGA
- a CDS encoding HBL/NHE enterotoxin family protein has product MTTTATATNAAQTSDTDSDTPDIGGSGLSTGMTDTQTAAAVMQMYTNVVLQTPIMNLPAEVDTLSGSTVVEQLPVDQANAQAHARYYLQTLNPQMVALLATIIGYGNQWNAMYRQLLHLANHIDEGDNQQQFIDGINLLIQKCGVGKDQATATSSALLAFATDSLDADVAAFNQDFVNVNLAYGADSTEITALNQRIAADQKAMDTACWVIAGSAVALGVGSIAVLVGIFAEIPSGGTSTAVVVGGFALAAGGAVVGSLALVDWNNAKDDMVKATNELARDQTLLTTMNTAMLNIQSLSSACAQAASAVQGLANQWTSLAADLQATIDQLEVAEDASSWIASQLMAANADWETTLALAVSIQQNGTLPVQQENYDA; this is encoded by the coding sequence ATGACCACCACAGCGACCGCCACGAACGCAGCGCAGACCAGCGACACGGACTCCGACACGCCAGACATTGGCGGCAGCGGGCTGTCCACCGGCATGACGGACACGCAGACCGCCGCGGCCGTCATGCAGATGTACACGAACGTCGTGCTCCAGACGCCCATCATGAACCTGCCGGCGGAGGTGGACACCCTGTCGGGCTCCACCGTCGTGGAGCAGCTCCCGGTCGACCAGGCCAACGCGCAGGCCCACGCGCGCTACTACCTGCAGACGCTCAACCCCCAGATGGTGGCGCTGCTGGCCACCATCATCGGGTACGGCAACCAGTGGAACGCGATGTACCGCCAGCTGCTCCACCTGGCCAATCACATCGATGAGGGGGACAACCAGCAGCAGTTCATCGACGGCATCAACCTGCTCATCCAGAAGTGCGGCGTGGGCAAGGACCAGGCCACCGCCACGTCCTCCGCGCTGTTGGCCTTCGCCACCGACTCCCTGGACGCGGACGTGGCGGCCTTCAACCAGGACTTCGTCAACGTCAACCTCGCGTACGGCGCGGACAGCACGGAGATCACCGCGCTCAATCAGCGCATCGCCGCCGACCAGAAGGCCATGGACACGGCGTGCTGGGTGATCGCGGGCTCGGCCGTCGCCCTGGGCGTGGGCAGCATCGCGGTCCTCGTGGGCATCTTCGCGGAGATCCCCTCCGGGGGAACGTCCACCGCCGTCGTGGTGGGCGGCTTCGCGCTGGCGGCGGGTGGCGCCGTCGTGGGCTCCCTGGCCCTGGTGGACTGGAACAACGCCAAGGACGACATGGTCAAGGCGACCAACGAGCTGGCCCGGGACCAGACGCTCCTGACGACCATGAACACGGCCATGCTCAACATCCAGAGCCTGAGCTCCGCGTGTGCCCAGGCCGCGAGCGCGGTGCAGGGGCTGGCGAACCAGTGGACCTCGCTGGCGGCCGACCTCCAGGCGACCATCGACCAGTTGGAGGTCGCCGAGGACGCCTCGTCGTGGATCGCCTCCCAGTTGATGGCCGCCAACGCGGATTGGGAGACCACGCTCGCGCTGGCGGTCTCCATCCAGCAGAACGGCACGTTGCCCGTGCAGCAGGAGAACTACGATGCGTGA
- a CDS encoding helicase-related protein codes for MTSSPSHRSSVVVAELGPTNTGKTHRAIERMLEHDSGIMGLPLRLLAREVYDRVTARVGEGRVALMTGEEKRVPPRPDYWICTVEAMPTDRPVDFLAVDEIQLAAHRERGHVFTDRLLHARGLKETWFLGAETMRPMVQSLIPQASLKRATRLSQLRYAGHRSLKSLPPRSAVVAFSADRVYELAEALRRLRGGVAVVLGALSPRTRNAQVAMYQAGEVQYLVATDAIGMGLNLDLNHVAFAALSKFDGSEPRDLFPDELAQIAGRAGRHLNDGSFATLNTLPELSPRVVSAIETHRFPAIQSLIWRNASLDFTSPESLLDSLSQAPRHHAFVRVERADDFDALRHLSSLPAIQDVATDRGMVELLWQVCQVPDFRKGLFGLHVSLLRDTFLQLSAGDGRLDAGWLARQVSPLDDVSGDIHTLMDRLAAIRIWTYISHRPGWLDDAEAWQERTRRIEDALGDALHERLVERFVQRAARRSPRRFVRNPARPLAGSDSPFAKLGLLLGEVPGTDGTAMTEEQFVQRVVDATHDAFQVDAVGTISFEGEPLARLVRGKDRRSPQLALTESEVWTGGARRQLERRLMALARDLVTEAMGGFPSESFAGAGRSGAARGLAYRLAEGLGVISQAEAHEQWRLLDEETRERFRALGVREGQRFFYVANALTPHALERRCMLTALFHQRLVPPGAPREPVLEVAALEGLSARVLGYEVLGGVALRIDIVERLGEALRHPQGARQVQPLMQELRLEGGVHRRVLRELGGPAGGTPAKRRRRRRGGKPPATAPEKGGARGAPAGAQPPPRRSGTGEGSG; via the coding sequence CATCATGGGGCTGCCGCTGCGCCTGCTTGCCCGGGAGGTCTACGACCGGGTGACCGCCCGGGTGGGCGAGGGGCGGGTGGCCCTGATGACGGGGGAGGAGAAGCGGGTGCCCCCGCGCCCCGACTATTGGATCTGCACGGTCGAGGCGATGCCGACCGACCGGCCCGTCGACTTCCTCGCCGTGGATGAGATCCAACTCGCCGCCCACCGCGAGCGCGGACACGTCTTCACCGACCGGCTGCTCCACGCGCGCGGGCTGAAGGAGACCTGGTTCCTGGGCGCGGAGACGATGCGCCCGATGGTGCAGTCGCTCATCCCGCAGGCGTCACTGAAGCGCGCCACCCGCCTGTCCCAGCTGCGCTACGCCGGGCACCGCTCCCTGAAGAGCCTGCCGCCGCGCTCCGCCGTGGTCGCGTTCTCCGCGGACCGCGTGTACGAGCTCGCGGAGGCCCTGCGCCGCCTGCGGGGCGGGGTCGCGGTGGTGCTGGGCGCGCTGTCCCCCAGGACGCGCAACGCCCAGGTGGCCATGTATCAGGCCGGCGAGGTCCAGTACCTGGTGGCCACGGATGCCATTGGGATGGGGTTGAACCTGGACCTCAACCACGTGGCCTTCGCCGCGCTCTCCAAGTTCGACGGCTCCGAGCCCCGGGACCTCTTCCCGGACGAGCTGGCGCAGATCGCCGGCCGGGCAGGGCGCCACCTGAACGACGGGAGCTTCGCGACGCTGAACACGCTGCCGGAGCTGTCGCCCCGGGTGGTGTCAGCCATTGAGACCCACCGGTTCCCGGCGATCCAGAGCCTCATCTGGCGCAATGCCTCACTGGATTTCACGAGCCCGGAGTCCCTGCTGGATTCCCTGTCACAGGCGCCGCGTCACCACGCCTTCGTCCGGGTGGAGCGCGCGGACGACTTCGATGCGCTCCGGCACCTCTCCAGCCTCCCGGCCATCCAGGACGTCGCCACCGACCGTGGCATGGTGGAGCTGCTGTGGCAGGTCTGCCAGGTGCCGGACTTCCGCAAGGGACTCTTCGGGCTGCATGTCTCGCTGCTGCGCGACACCTTCCTCCAGTTGTCCGCGGGGGATGGGAGGCTGGATGCGGGCTGGCTTGCCCGCCAGGTGTCACCGCTGGATGACGTGTCGGGAGACATCCACACGCTGATGGACCGGCTGGCCGCCATCCGCATCTGGACGTACATCAGTCATCGCCCGGGCTGGCTGGACGACGCGGAGGCCTGGCAGGAGCGCACCCGCCGCATCGAGGACGCGTTGGGGGATGCCCTGCACGAGCGGTTGGTGGAGCGCTTCGTGCAGCGCGCCGCGCGTCGCAGTCCCCGCCGCTTCGTGAGGAACCCCGCGCGGCCCCTGGCCGGTTCGGACAGCCCCTTCGCCAAGCTGGGGCTGCTGCTGGGCGAGGTGCCGGGCACGGACGGAACCGCGATGACGGAGGAGCAGTTCGTACAGCGCGTGGTGGACGCGACCCATGACGCCTTCCAGGTGGACGCGGTGGGGACCATCTCCTTCGAAGGGGAGCCGCTGGCCCGGCTGGTGCGCGGGAAGGACCGGCGCTCCCCGCAGCTGGCCCTCACGGAGTCGGAGGTCTGGACGGGCGGCGCGCGGCGGCAGCTGGAGCGCCGGCTGATGGCCCTGGCGCGCGACCTCGTGACCGAGGCGATGGGAGGCTTTCCCTCGGAGTCCTTCGCTGGCGCGGGGCGCTCCGGGGCGGCGCGGGGACTTGCCTACCGTCTGGCCGAAGGGCTGGGGGTCATCTCCCAGGCGGAAGCGCACGAGCAGTGGCGGCTCCTGGACGAAGAGACCCGGGAGCGCTTCCGGGCGCTGGGCGTCCGCGAGGGACAGCGCTTCTTCTACGTCGCCAACGCGCTCACGCCGCATGCGCTGGAGCGGCGCTGCATGCTGACCGCGCTGTTCCACCAGCGGCTGGTGCCCCCGGGCGCTCCACGAGAGCCGGTGCTGGAGGTCGCGGCGCTGGAGGGCTTGTCGGCGCGAGTCCTCGGGTATGAGGTGCTCGGCGGCGTGGCGTTGCGGATCGACATCGTTGAGCGGCTGGGCGAAGCGCTGCGCCACCCGCAGGGGGCCCGGCAGGTGCAACCGCTGATGCAGGAGCTGCGCTTGGAGGGTGGGGTCCACCGGCGGGTCCTGCGCGAGCTCGGTGGCCCTGCGGGGGGCACTCCGGCGAAGCGGCGGCGCCGCAGGCGGGGCGGCAAACCACCCGCGACGGCTCCGGAGAAGGGCGGCGCCCGGGGGGCTCCCGCTGGCGCCCAGCCACCTCCCCGGAGGAGCGGGACCGGGGAGGGGAGCGGCTGA
- a CDS encoding anti-sigma factor family protein gives MIAECVSLTAFVDGHLAPEAHEGFLSHLTGCEACGIRFHELLQLDVLGRLAMDGAQGPRGLAALGALTPPPHRLKAGPRRRAPEHRGTRSPAGGAPSSASGPRSPRPARRPRRWSPPDRSGRP, from the coding sequence ATGATCGCCGAGTGCGTGAGCCTCACCGCCTTCGTGGACGGCCACCTGGCCCCCGAAGCGCACGAAGGCTTCCTCTCGCACCTGACCGGGTGCGAGGCCTGCGGGATCCGCTTCCATGAGCTGTTGCAGCTCGACGTGCTGGGGCGGCTGGCGATGGACGGCGCGCAGGGCCCCCGGGGGCTGGCGGCGCTGGGGGCGCTCACCCCGCCGCCGCACCGCCTGAAGGCAGGCCCGCGACGCCGAGCGCCGGAGCACCGGGGGACGCGGTCTCCGGCCGGGGGAGCCCCTTCCAGCGCGTCAGGGCCACGGTCGCCGCGCCCAGCACGACGGCCGCGACGCTGGAGCCCTCCAGACCGTAGCGGCCGCCCGTGA
- a CDS encoding HBL/NHE enterotoxin family protein: protein MREPSPEVFSPVPLTTALAGLGAAGTTLQMYAQALVQQPVVSMASVPSLATDLGRSHEVARACLGTVMPQALKLDAASLGFINQLMAMYPRLQHLAQVVDQGGSAGTQAALELSQGLDLLAQFLARQKDTVAVFVAEAHRLSTVTTGVSEALAADAVAAAGDEEIASLEAQISQTLAAIDQDCQTIAKGLSGTDKALVQLAVKMFNCEDSPLAAAKAFVGIIVNTANTSGDILAAQRDVERQIQTLTTLYSELNPLLAEAAVAQTASQEAALMAQSTTRMQQAANDMGLAWAALIQGYAALSQALQQGTPLPPLAPALEENKAGWQFLLDECTAWQQVGLFPVVLLQPTTDVAA, encoded by the coding sequence ATGCGTGAGCCGTCCCCGGAGGTGTTCTCCCCCGTGCCCCTGACCACCGCGCTCGCTGGATTGGGCGCGGCGGGGACGACGCTCCAGATGTACGCGCAGGCCCTGGTGCAGCAGCCGGTGGTGAGCATGGCGTCGGTGCCGAGCCTCGCCACGGACCTGGGCCGCTCGCATGAGGTGGCCCGGGCCTGCCTGGGCACGGTGATGCCCCAGGCGCTGAAGCTCGACGCGGCGAGCCTCGGGTTCATCAACCAGTTGATGGCCATGTATCCCCGCCTGCAGCATCTGGCCCAGGTCGTGGACCAGGGGGGCTCCGCCGGAACCCAGGCGGCTCTTGAGCTCTCCCAGGGGCTGGACCTGCTCGCGCAGTTCCTCGCGCGGCAGAAGGACACCGTGGCCGTGTTCGTGGCCGAGGCGCACCGACTCTCCACCGTGACGACCGGGGTGTCGGAGGCGCTGGCGGCGGATGCCGTGGCGGCGGCGGGGGATGAGGAGATCGCCAGCCTGGAGGCGCAGATCTCCCAGACGCTGGCGGCCATCGACCAGGATTGTCAGACCATCGCGAAGGGGCTGTCCGGCACGGACAAGGCGTTGGTCCAGCTGGCCGTCAAGATGTTCAACTGCGAGGACTCCCCCCTGGCCGCGGCGAAGGCCTTCGTGGGCATCATCGTCAACACGGCGAACACCAGCGGTGACATCCTCGCGGCGCAGCGCGACGTGGAGCGGCAGATCCAGACGCTGACCACGCTCTACTCGGAGCTGAATCCGCTGCTCGCGGAGGCCGCGGTGGCGCAGACGGCGTCGCAGGAAGCGGCGCTGATGGCCCAGAGCACCACCCGCATGCAGCAGGCGGCGAACGACATGGGGCTCGCCTGGGCGGCGTTGATCCAGGGCTACGCGGCCCTCTCCCAGGCGCTCCAGCAGGGCACCCCCCTGCCGCCGCTCGCGCCCGCGCTGGAGGAGAACAAGGCGGGCTGGCAGTTCCTGCTCGACGAGTGCACGGCCTGGCAGCAGGTGGGGCTGTTCCCCGTGGTGCTGCTCCAGCCGACGACGGACGTCGCGGCCTGA
- a CDS encoding HBL/NHE enterotoxin family protein, whose product MSAQAATAFVSSTSSALSIAPPDALTQGVLDTNAAVPQVDAAVAALLALSVPTSTQVPSLSADAEKARADAALWTTTYRPQVLSTLAGVARFGQTFDAAYAQLAPLSVRLAAGDATAIAPFQQVLAQLQADTQATATATASVHTQLVTYETLIDADISQLNADQNVLIQLQAQDTQAAQAASQAADKVEEQIHEDQQQIALAYLQGHYYVAALEQTINMLTGKDRELREQQSQLNAQANAAAADAREAGGTSAQVSEYQTFLTALAGGIGTLDNGWNVLDSNFTVLLQGEDITTYGLFTPSLLAAVKADWDNLARQASLLLGIG is encoded by the coding sequence ATGTCCGCCCAGGCTGCCACCGCCTTTGTTTCATCCACCTCCAGTGCGCTCTCCATCGCTCCGCCGGACGCCCTCACGCAGGGCGTGCTCGACACCAACGCCGCCGTGCCGCAGGTCGACGCGGCGGTGGCCGCGCTGCTCGCGCTGAGCGTGCCCACCAGCACGCAGGTCCCCAGCCTCTCCGCCGACGCGGAGAAGGCGCGCGCGGACGCGGCGCTCTGGACCACCACCTACCGTCCCCAGGTGCTGTCGACGCTCGCGGGCGTGGCCCGGTTCGGGCAGACGTTCGACGCGGCCTACGCGCAGCTCGCCCCCCTCTCCGTGCGACTGGCCGCCGGTGACGCCACCGCCATCGCGCCCTTCCAGCAGGTGCTCGCCCAGCTCCAGGCGGACACCCAGGCTACCGCGACGGCGACCGCCAGCGTCCACACCCAGCTGGTGACGTATGAGACGTTGATCGACGCGGACATCTCCCAGCTCAACGCGGACCAGAACGTCCTCATCCAGCTCCAGGCCCAGGACACGCAGGCCGCCCAGGCCGCGAGCCAGGCCGCGGACAAGGTGGAGGAGCAGATCCATGAGGACCAGCAGCAGATCGCGCTCGCGTACCTCCAGGGCCACTACTACGTCGCGGCGCTGGAGCAGACGATCAACATGCTCACGGGCAAGGACCGCGAGCTGCGCGAACAGCAATCCCAGCTCAATGCCCAGGCCAACGCCGCCGCGGCGGACGCGCGCGAGGCGGGCGGCACCAGCGCCCAGGTCTCCGAATACCAGACGTTCCTCACGGCGCTGGCGGGCGGCATCGGCACGCTCGACAACGGCTGGAACGTCCTGGACTCGAACTTCACCGTGCTCCTGCAGGGCGAAGACATCACCACGTATGGCCTCTTCACGCCGTCGCTGCTCGCGGCCGTGAAGGCGGATTGGGACAACCTTGCCCGGCAGGCCTCCCTCCTGCTGGGCATTGGATGA
- a CDS encoding RNA polymerase sigma factor yields MVQEAFDCSEREYAAFATRHQPILLAVARNICGRGASDSEDLVQDVLLRALLKWDKLQDWAEPARRAWLVRVLHNRFLDRCRRRGTETAQAVNLGNVHKLFEDPEAPDPELWECVTEAELRDAVSSLTPNLRRTFELHAQGLRHAEIGQRLGAPVGTVGTWLFHARHRLRAKLRGLAEDRRERGRG; encoded by the coding sequence ATGGTTCAAGAAGCCTTTGATTGTTCCGAACGGGAGTACGCCGCCTTCGCCACCCGGCACCAACCCATCCTGCTGGCGGTCGCCCGGAACATCTGTGGCCGGGGCGCCAGCGACAGCGAGGATCTGGTGCAGGACGTGCTGCTCCGGGCCCTGCTGAAGTGGGACAAGCTCCAGGACTGGGCGGAGCCGGCGAGGCGCGCCTGGCTGGTGCGGGTCCTCCACAACCGCTTCCTGGACCGCTGCCGCCGTCGCGGGACGGAGACCGCGCAGGCCGTGAACCTGGGCAACGTGCACAAGCTCTTCGAGGACCCCGAAGCGCCGGACCCGGAGCTGTGGGAGTGCGTCACGGAGGCGGAGCTGCGGGACGCCGTCTCCTCGCTCACCCCCAACCTGCGCCGCACCTTCGAGCTGCACGCCCAGGGACTGCGGCACGCGGAGATTGGCCAGCGGCTGGGCGCTCCGGTGGGGACGGTGGGGACCTGGCTGTTCCATGCGCGCCACCGCCTGCGGGCGAAGCTGCGCGGTCTGGCCGAGGACCGTCGTGAGAGGGGGCGCGGATGA
- a CDS encoding M91 family zinc metallopeptidase yields the protein MKLRAPSFSKPSSSSSSSPLSRPRSNSLPARPETATPKAPVSPSELKTGKDNLKPTDYGVVDPKLQGIRTRRDSGQSGADFADFTQDVRNSTNRLTSKPVGNQMLTELNGRTQAVNPGATGTLQKPLTVVDISSGRNSAMPMAHAPRNDGTLSSVRPAYRFDGQPGAGTASNIKYNEKDSGQRFNSLGHESVHAWRAANGVQVSPLAASKHSDADVFKQHPAFSNNMKDTVDNRLRLTEEFETVGLRPTPHTKNNWAPSENAIRAEHGLPSRQDYSGLKPDGKNSNDEAFKNFDEGTDTRNFFQRLSGTPSPFGKIVGDLEK from the coding sequence ATGAAGCTCCGCGCCCCTTCGTTCTCCAAGCCCTCCTCCTCTTCCTCCTCCTCGCCCCTCTCCCGCCCCCGCAGCAACAGCCTCCCTGCCCGGCCTGAGACCGCGACGCCGAAGGCGCCGGTGTCGCCCTCGGAGCTGAAGACGGGCAAGGACAACCTCAAGCCGACGGACTACGGCGTGGTGGACCCGAAGCTCCAGGGCATCCGGACCCGCCGTGACAGCGGCCAGTCCGGCGCGGACTTCGCGGACTTCACGCAGGACGTGCGCAACTCCACGAACCGGCTGACCAGCAAGCCCGTGGGCAACCAGATGCTGACGGAGCTCAACGGCCGCACCCAGGCCGTGAACCCGGGCGCCACGGGCACGCTGCAGAAGCCGCTGACGGTGGTGGACATCTCCTCCGGCCGCAACTCCGCGATGCCCATGGCGCACGCGCCCCGGAACGACGGCACCCTCTCCTCCGTCCGCCCGGCGTACCGCTTCGACGGCCAGCCCGGCGCGGGCACGGCCAGCAACATCAAGTACAACGAGAAGGACTCGGGCCAGCGCTTCAACAGCCTGGGCCACGAGTCGGTCCACGCCTGGCGCGCGGCCAACGGCGTCCAGGTGAGCCCCCTGGCCGCCAGCAAGCACAGCGACGCGGATGTCTTCAAGCAGCACCCGGCGTTCTCGAACAACATGAAGGACACGGTCGACAACCGCCTCCGTCTCACGGAGGAGTTCGAGACCGTGGGCCTGCGCCCCACGCCGCACACGAAGAACAACTGGGCCCCGTCGGAGAACGCCATCCGCGCCGAGCACGGGCTGCCGTCCCGCCAGGACTACTCGGGCCTGAAGCCCGACGGGAAGAACAGCAACGACGAGGCGTTCAAGAACTTCGACGAGGGCACGGACACCCGGAACTTCTTCCAGCGGCTCTCCGGCACGCCGTCCCCCTTCGGGAAGATCGTCGGCGACCTGGAGAAGTAG